The following proteins come from a genomic window of Anabas testudineus chromosome 3, fAnaTes1.2, whole genome shotgun sequence:
- the LOC113174101 gene encoding semaphorin-7A-like yields MAVFPFKVVLLLSCLSGVIEANSTHLPRMIFKENDTSVERLRLPTARAPVGIFMGEQPDTVMAAGPTSLNFFNFQTKTPVEKNVSWVGCTDNDCSYNIAMIHKMEAENQVFLCGTNGEETLCCDMNLSDQTSTCNPSKKIESIHDSIKGFIIKEREPSALVESAQSADLYVAYSGSQEYVGIHKFGENRVRPPNHDKEQHYVSLMPIRERSNPLQDKVYAFYKEKNKDTRLDSEMWLPFVTRICMADLGGPKNNLQFSWTSQMNARLFCGDPERRQYFSELVDVATVQAEQWEDTRVYALFRNEWGTSAVCVYTMGDINKIFETSLFKDCSTHEQKKRLRTCVEDSRKIVPETLRIIEKTPEMVDWVRPADNSGPLLFNHHNYTHIYIDSSQNQTNRDHTVLFLSLSSGGIHKVMHSKKETLVIAEYQLFPSTNKEDHIFSMTLHPTSRKLYVSSERELVQLDVANCPKYGGKCECFMARDPYCGWNGNTCVPETHDTMPDITGRIDDICRKDGIASKYSTNSNGNEGERIMVPAGSKYFLQCPISSHHAQYTWHHHGNSTSCKSKEQHCLILINSMDYEQQGTYKCVSEELGYTKVVAQYKLDMIYCAACPLSSPLIWICLLTVLLNSLNC; encoded by the exons ACACTTCAGTCGAAAGGTTACGTTTACCTACAGCCCGTGCACCTGTAGGGATTTTCATGGGCGAACAGCCGGACACTGTCATGGCTGCTGGACCAACGAGTCTGAATTTTTTCAACTTTCAAACAAAG ACTCCAGTGGAGAAGAATGTGTCGTGGGTCGGATGCACAGACAAC GACTGTAGCTATAACATCGCTATGATCCATAAGATGGAGGCGGAGAAccaggtgtttctgtgtggaacTAATGGCGAGGAGACGTTGTGCTGTGACATG aatttatCAGACCAGACATCCACGTGTAATCCCTCTAAAAAAATAGAGTCCATACACGACAGCATAAAGGGATTTATCATAAAGGAACGTGAGCCGTCTGCCCTTGTGG AATCAGCACAGAGTGCAGACCTCTACGTTGCATACTCTGGATCTCAAGAGTATGTAGGTATCCACAAGTTTGGGGAAAACAGAGTCAGACCACCAAACCACGATAAAG AGCAGCACTATGTGAGTTTGATGCCCATCAGAGAGAGAAGCAACCCCTTGCAGGACAAAGTTTATGCTTTCTataaggagaaaaacaaagacacaaggcTGGACAGTGAAATGTGGCTCCCTTTTGTGACTCGCATTTGTATG GCAGATCTTGGTGGTCCCAAGAACAACCTGCAGTTTAGCTGGACATCGCAGATGAATGCCAGGCTCTTCTGCGGAGACCCTGAGAGAAGGCAGTATTTCTCTGAATTGGTAGATGTGGCCACAGTGCAGGCAGAACAGTGGGAAGACACCAGGGTGTACGCACTCTTCAGAAATGAATG gggtacgagtgctgtgtgtgtctacacCATGGGGGACatcaacaaaatatttgaaactTCCTTATTTAAAGATTGCAGCACTCATGAGCAAAAGAAAAGGCTGAGGACG TGTGTTGAAGACAGCAGGAAGATTGTTCCAGAAACACTGAGAATAATCGAGAAGACTCCGGAGATGGTGGATTGGGTCCGACCTGCGGACAACTCTGGTCCGCTTCTCTTTAATCACCACAATTACACCCACATCTACATCGACAGTTCCCAGAACCAAACGAACAGAGACCACAcagttctgtttctgtctctaa GCAGTGGGGGGATTCATAAGGTGATGCATAGTAAAAAGGAGACATTAGTCATCGCTGAGTACCAACTCTTCCCCTCGACTAACAAGGAGGATCACATCTTCAGCATGACCCTTCACCCCACCTCT AGGAAGCTGTACGTGAGCTCTGAAAGGGAGCTGGTTCAACTGGATGTGGCCAACTGTCCCAAGTATGGAGGcaaatgtgaatgtttcatGGCCAGAGATCCTTACTGTGGCTGGAACGGCAACACTTGCGTCCCTGAAACACA TGACACAATGCCGGATATAACTGGAAGGATTGATGACATCTGCCGGAAAGACGGAATAG cGTCTAAATATTCTACTAACAGCAATGGAAACGAGGGTGAACGTATCATGGTCCCTGCAGGGTCCAAGTATTTCCTCCAGTGCCCAATCTCTTCCCATCATGCTCAGTACACCTGGCATCACCACGGCAACTCCACATCCTGCAAGTCGAAGGAACAGCACTGCCTAATTCTGATCAACAGCATGGACTATGAGCAGCAGGGAACTTACAAATGCGTGTCAGAGGAGTTGGGCTACACCAAAGTGGTGGCACAGTACAAACTAGACATGATTTACTGTGCAGCGTGTCCATTATCCAGCCCACTGATCTGGATTTGTCTGCTGACCGTTCTGCTTAACAGTTTGAACTGCTAG